From a region of the Lactuca sativa cultivar Salinas chromosome 4, Lsat_Salinas_v11, whole genome shotgun sequence genome:
- the LOC128133433 gene encoding uncharacterized protein LOC128133433: MEEKEILDTFRKVEVNIPLLDAIKQIPRYAKKLPPKCKDPGMFTVPCKIGDVTFSSVMLDLGASINFMPCSVYESLNVGPLSETGVIISLADKSSISYDVSSLCFVDVIEPLTQELFELSNDDMLEMVLRKGYDCGKLAKKLKLYSLDLEVERLVNNLEIKKTTQFSVKQIELPQTHTRLPPSLVQPPELELKVLPQHLK, encoded by the exons atggaggagaaagagattttGGACACCTTCCGAAAGGTGGAAGTAAACATCCCTCTACTTGATGCAATTAAGCAAATCCCAAGATATGCAAA GAAGCTTCCACCCAAGTGCAAAGATCCGGGAATGTTTACGGTTCCTTGCAAGATAGGAGATGTCACTTTTAGTAGTGTCATGCTTGACCTTGGTGCTTCTATTAATTTCATGCCATGTTCGGTGTATGAATCATTGAATGTTGGACCTTTAAGTGAAACCGGTGTCATAATCTCTCTTGCGGATAAATCAAGT ATATCCTATGATGTTTCATCCTTGTGTTTTGTTGATGTTATTGAACCATTAACCCAAGAGTTGTTCGAGTTGTCTAATGATGACATGTTGGAGATGGTTTTGAGAAAAGGGTATGATTGTGGAAAGTTAGCCAAGAAGTTGAAGCTCTACTCACTAGACCTCGAAGTTGAAAGATTGGTTAACAATCTAGAGATCAAGAAGACCACTCAATTTAGTGTGAAGCAAATTGAATTACCTCAAACTCACACAAGATTGCCACCCTCCCTTGTTCAACCACCAGAATTAGAATTGAAGGTCCTTCCACAACATTTGAAGTAA
- the LOC111878565 gene encoding protein WHAT'S THIS FACTOR 1 homolog, chloroplastic — MANQLIKPPNNFTKSLKNLYFIASNLQSMTTSKRVQDRSQKKRVHALEVAVEKHKIASKILFLLELLKHEPEQIIPIRSLDQHRRPLNLPKPHKISDFIRKSPKLFELYKDQKGITWVGLTKKGEELIEEEERLITENEEKAVEHVTRLLMMSVEKTLPLDKIAHFRRDLGLPYDFRKHWVHKYPEIFRVYKNEDEIEFLKLVSWNPNWCITEVEKKVLGITKADDYTPGVLSLPFPMKFPPDYKKVYRYKGQIENFQKREYLSPYADAKELKAGSVEFDKRAIAVMHEVLSFMNEKRLVTDHLTHFRREFVMPQKLMRILLKHFGIFYVSERGKRFSVFLTEAYEGSELIEKCPLVVWKEKVVSLTGYRGRKKKIETFDDFDDLEDDDLFESDSDDEKTIRIDQEDDMMSSDVEDDLIPECSEMDISEVQKAYTEK, encoded by the coding sequence ATGGCAAATCAACTGATCAAACCTCCAAACAACTTCACCAAATCATTGAAAAATCTTTACTTCATAGCCTCAAATCTACAATCGATGACAACAAGCAAACGAGTTCAAGATCGAAGCCAAAAGAAACGAGTCCACGCCCTTGAAGTTGCAGTTGAAAAACACAAAATCGCATCCAAAATCTTGTTTTTGTTGGAATTACTAAAACATGAACCCGAACAAATCATACCCATAAGATCTCTTGATCAACACAGACGCCCTCTTAACTTGCCAAAACCCCACAAAATATCAGACTTCATTCGAAAATCCCCAAAGTTATTTGAGTTGTATAAGGATCAAAAGGGTATAACATGGGTTGGATTAACAAAAAAAGGTGAAGAATTaatcgaagaagaagagagatTAATAACCGAAAATGAAGAGAAAGCTGTTGAACATGTAACAAGGCTTTTGATGATGTCAGTGGAAAAGACTCTTCCTTTAGATAAAATCGCACATTTTAGGAGGGATTTGGGTTTGCCTTATGATTTCAGGAAGCATTGGGTGCATAAATATCCtgaaatttttagggtttataaAAACGAAGATGAAATCGAGTTCTTGAAGCTTGTTTCTTGGAACCCAAACTGGTGCATTACTGAAGTAGAGAAAAAAGTTTTAGGTATCACAAAAGCAGACGATTATACCCCTGGTGTACTTTCATTACCATTTCCAATGAAATTCCCTCCTGATTACAAGaaagtgtatagatataaaggGCAGATTGAGAATTTTCAAAAAAGGGAATATCTTTCTCCTTATGCAGATGCTAAAGAGCTTAAAGCTGGATCTGTAGAGTTTGATAAACGAGCAATTGCAGTAATGCATGAAGTGTTGAGTTTTATGAATGAGAAACGATTAGTTACTGATCATTTGACTCATTTTAGAAGAGAATTTGTGATGCCACAGAAGCTTATGAGAATCTTGTTGAAGCATTTTGGGATTTTTTATGTTTCTGAAAGAGGGAAAAGGTTTAGTGTGTTCTTGACAGAAGCTTATGAAGGTTCTGAATTGATTGAGAAATGTCCACTGGTTGTTTGGAAGGAGAAAGTTGTGAGTCTTACTGGTTACAGAGGAAGGAAGAAAAAGATTGAAACTTTTGATGATTTTGATGATTTGGAGGATGATGATTTGTTTGAAAGTGATTCTGATGATGAGAAGACTATTCGGATTGATCAAGAAGATGATATGATGAGTAGTGATGTTGAAGATGATTTGATTCCAGAATGTTCTGAGATGGATATTTCAGAAGTTCAGAAAGCTTATACAGAGAAGTAA
- the LOC111878584 gene encoding uncharacterized protein LOC111878584 gives MKREGIGSFGLQELEELRNDSYENSRIYKERTKLFHDKSITRKHFELGHRVLLYHSRLKLFLGKLRSRWIGPFVVLKVFEHGAVEIQSKETGKIFKVNGHRLKPFYEGFNTNVLDVIQLDAPVIEIEREARLAKDVKTDIFGKLKVFIFSSSK, from the coding sequence ATGAAGCGGGAAGGCATAGGAAGCTTCGGACTTCAAGAGTTGGAGGAGTTGAGAAATGACTCCTATGAAAACTCAAGAATTTACAAGGAGAGGACAAAGCTTTTCCATGATAAGTCCATTACCCGCAAGCATTTCGAGTTGGGACATAGGGTTTTGCTTTATCATTCGCGATTGAAATTATTTCTTGGAAAGTTGAGGTCAAGATGGATAGGTCCGTTTGTTGTGTTAAAAGTCTTTGAGCACGGAGCGGTTGAGATCCAAAGTAAAGAAACGGGGAAAATCTTTAAAGTCAATGGGCATCGTTTGAAACCTTTCTATGAAGGTTTTAATACAAATGTCCTAGATGTCATCCAATTGGATGCCCCGGTGATTGAAATCGAAAGGGAAGcacgtctcgccaaagacgttaagaCAGACATTTTTGGAAAACTTAAAGTTTTCATATTTTCTAGTTCCAAATAA